In Tachysurus fulvidraco isolate hzauxx_2018 chromosome 1, HZAU_PFXX_2.0, whole genome shotgun sequence, a single window of DNA contains:
- the LOC113649478 gene encoding C-C motif chemokine 3-like isoform X2, protein MISRSLLLVLLVLACLQSFTTAIEGNGPEEYQCCFSFQTRPIPVRVITAYAVTDIRCTKPGVIFTLQDGRHVCADPQDKWVKHHKDRIEERLFNSLNKPTESSNP, encoded by the exons atgATCTCTCGTTCTCTCCTGCTGGTTCTGCTGGTTCTCGCCTGCCTTCAGTCCTTCACAACGGCCATTG AGGGAAATGGACCAGAAGAGTACCAGTGCTGTTTCAGCTTTCAGACACGACCAATCCCTGTAAGAGTCATTACAGCTTATGCAGTAACAGATATTCGGTGTACAAAACCTGGAGTCAT CTTTACTCTACAGGACGGTCGTCATGTGTGTGCAGATCCCCAAGACAAGTGGGTGAAGCATCACAAGGACAGAATTGAGGAGCGTCTGTTTAACAGTCTGAACAAACCTACAGAGAGTTCAAATCCTTAA